A genome region from Brassica oleracea var. oleracea cultivar TO1000 chromosome C2, BOL, whole genome shotgun sequence includes the following:
- the LOC106326740 gene encoding uncharacterized protein LOC106326740: MRSPICCLGAANAVVEPAEAMTGQRIPKSPYEWLKSTALELQIRDRCLRVKTRIKVTCHHHQRPHSQGSPGDFSYDALSYALNFEDDVRADEDSSYPDFTARLPASPVVKSRSATVDLISF, translated from the coding sequence ATGCGATCTCCGATCTGCTGTTTAGGAGCCGCCAACGCGGTGGTTGAGCCGGCGGAAGCGATGACCGGACAGAGAATTCCCAAATCTCCTTACGAGTGGCTCAAATCCACCGCGCTGGAGCTCCAGATCAGAGACCGGTGCCTCCGCGTCAAGACGCGAATCAAGGTCACGTGCCACCACCATCAACGGCCTCACAGCCAGGGATCTCCTGGAGATTTCAGCTACGACGCGTTGAGCTACGCGCTCAATTTCGAGGACGACGTGAGGGCGGACGAGGACAGTTCTTATCCGGATTTTACGGCGAGGTTGCCGGCGTCTCCGGTGGTGAAGTCTAGGTCGGCGACGGTTGATCTTATCTCGTTCTAA
- the LOC106326736 gene encoding putative protein TPRXL produces the protein MVTTSSSNKSNTILRYSKAVPSSSSSAFASSTSSTFSSPSSSFFHHRSSSPTPQPMSQSFRYSLDTRSISPTTNHRSISVSKKPQPKVSETPSRSRRCMCSPTTHPGSFRCSLHKNVANPHGQGTASYTGNSLNMRRSAMTNSLVRIGGVEGEWVRRALTTLIRPSSHHLKRRAAFQPRPSRLSVMSKAECC, from the coding sequence ATGGTGACTACATCGTCTAGTAACAAATCAAACACTATTCTTCGTTACTCCAAAGCGGTTCCTTCGTCTTCATCCTCAGCGTTCGCTTCCTCCACAAGCTCCACCTTCTCGTCTCCGTCCTCGTCTTTCTTCCACCACCGATCCTCGTCCCCCACTCCCCAGCCTATGTCGCAGTCCTTTCGTTACTCTCTCGACACCAGATCCATCTCCCCTACTACGAACCACCGATCCATCTCCGTTTCCAAGAAACCGCAGCCTAAGGTCTCCGAGACGCCGTCTCGGAGTAGGAGGTGTATGTGCTCTCCGACAACGCATCCCGGATCGTTCAGGTGCAGTTTGCACAAAAACGTGGCGAATCCGCACGGGCAAGGAACGGCGTCGTACACGGGGAACAGTTTGAATATGAGGAGATCGGCGATGACGAACTCGCTGGTGAGGATCGGTGGGGTCGAAGGAGAGTGGGTGAGAAGAGCGTTGACGACTCTGATAAGGCCTTCGTCGCATCATCTGAAAAGGAGGGCTGCGTTTCAGCCGCGTCCTAGTAGGCTCTCGGTTATGTCCAAGGCTGAGTGTTGTTGA
- the LOC106323163 gene encoding uncharacterized protein LOC106323163, whose protein sequence is MDVVRDGGCIDMGIVTNGTVADCLRHRRRHHRVQTFNRIEVEIEKFKRNWVQENDIPLWRNEKGKYKKVFSTKETWLCIREKHLPCHWFQAVWFKHATPKFSFITWLAMRGRLSTGERMQKWNGNVDASCVLCQEPLETQSHLFFECPYSTQVWETLMKGVLRDQYSANWDILVSLLTGDSRWSKTKLFTARYMFQSAIHTIWRERNKRRHGEGSVPAVLLIQRLDKNMRNQFTVIRRRGGKEYEDGMTTWFDTRY, encoded by the coding sequence ATGGATGTAGTCAGAGATGGAGGGTGCATTGATATGGGCATAGTAACAAATGGGACAGTAGCTGATTGTTTGCGGCACCGACGGAGACATCATCGCGTGCAAACTTTCAACAGGATTGAAGTGGAGATAGAGAAGTTTAAGAGAAACTGGGTTCAAGAGAATGATATCCCATTATGGAGGAATGAGAAAGGCAAATACAAAAAAGTTTTCTCTACTAAGGAAACTTGGCTTTGTATTCGAGAGAAGCATCTCCCTTGCCATTGGTTTCAAGCTGTCTGGTTTAAACATGCGACACCGAAGTTCTCGTTTATTACCTGGCTTGCTATGCGTGGGAGGTTATCAACAGGGGAGAGGATGCAAAAATGGAATGGTAATGTTGATGCTTCTTGTGTTCTATGTCAAGAACCGCTGGAGACTCAAAGCCACTTATTTTTTGAGTGTCCTTACTCAACACAAGTTTGGGAGACACTCATGAAGGGTGTACTAAGAGATCAGTACTCTGCGAATTGGGACATCTTGGTTAGTCTCCTTACTGGAGATTCGAGATGGAGCAAAACAAAACTCTTTACAGCAAGATACATGTTCCAATCAGCTATTCATACAATATGGAGAGAGCGGAATAAAAGAAGGCATGGAGAGGGTTCTGTTCCTGCTGTGCTTTTGATTCAGCGTTTGGATAAGAACATGAGGAATCAGTTCACTGTCATTAGAAGAAGGGGGGGAAAGGAGTATGAAGATGGAATGACTACTTGGTTTGATACTAGATACTAA